The window GGCATGGAAGTGGCGTGCGCCGTGGTGGTGCTGCTCGCCCGCTTCCTCGACCAGGCCGTGGAGATCGAGGAGGAAGGCGAGAATTGAGTAGGGGGACGAGCTCGTCATGATGTCGGTATTGCCGTATCTGGTAGCCGGCTGGATCTTCCTGGCCGGGTGTTACGGACTCGCCACCAGCCGCCACCTCGTTCATGCGGTGGGCTGCCTGGCGGTCTGCCAGTCATCCACCTATGTGCTGCTGCTCGCCGTGGGCTATCGCGATGGCGGCACCGCACCCGTCTTCTCCGACCTCAAGCCTGGATCGAGACCGCTCGTAGACCCCGTCGTGCAGGCACTGGCTCTGACCGACGTGGTGGTCGGCGCCACCGTGACCGCTCTGCTGCTGGCCCTGGTGATACAGGTCGCCAAACGCCACGGCACGGTGAACCCCGACGAATTGACCGAGCTGCGCGGATGAGCAATCTGCTGCCCCTGGTCGTCGCACTGCCGCTGATGGGAGCCGCCGTGCTGGTG is drawn from Streptomyces sp. NBC_01717 and contains these coding sequences:
- a CDS encoding sodium:proton antiporter — translated: MMSVLPYLVAGWIFLAGCYGLATSRHLVHAVGCLAVCQSSTYVLLLAVGYRDGGTAPVFSDLKPGSRPLVDPVVQALALTDVVVGATVTALLLALVIQVAKRHGTVNPDELTELRG